The window CTGGCAGAAAAAGAGTCGATGTTCAACACACCGCCAACGTTTGCTTGGTACTTGTCTGGTCTGGTATTCAAATGGCTGAAAGAACAGGGCGGTGTGAAAGCGATTGAGCAAGTAAACCGTGAGAAAGCGGCGCTGCTTTACGATTACATCGATCAGTCAGATTTCTACCGCAATGGTGTTTATTCAGCTAACCGCTCTCTAATGAATGTTCCATTCCAGCTTGCGAAGCCAGAGCTTGACGCCATATTCCTAGAGCTTGCTGATGCGAAAGGCCTTAAAGCGCTAAAAGGTCACCGAGCAGTAGGAGGGATGCGTGCGTCAATCTACAACGCGATGCCTCTTGAGGGGGTTCAAGCGCTTGTCGATTTCATGCGTGAGTTTGAGCAACAGTACGCTTAAACATTTGCTGTGATATAATCCAAAAAGGCGTCGCAAAAGCGGCGCTTTTTGCTTTCTGCAGCACAGTGAAATCGTCAATGGAAGCATTCGCACATTTCCATGGCGCTTGTTTGAATCGGCACTTGTGGTTCGCTGTGTTTGTTTTGATGTCAGTCATTTTCGAGGGTTCTTGTGAGATATCTGAGCTGTTTCCTTCTCTTGTTTCTTCCTTCTTTAATTTCCGCGCAGGAGATCCAAGTGTGGGGTGGTATTGAGTGCTCCACGGTTGCTGAAATCAATGAGCGATTTCAGGAAGAGACGGGCAATACACTCGTCATCCGAGAATTTGATGTTAATAATATCCGCTCTGAGTTGCTGCTCGCTAAACAAACCGGGATTACAGTACCTGATGTAATTTGGGTGCCTTCAGACTTTCTTGGTTTACACGATTACTTTGACCTCGCCAAGATTCCACCGAGTTGGATAGAGGAAAAGAGTATTGAACCTAAAGCTCTTGAATTCGTAACGGTAGATGGTGCCATCTACGGTGTGCCACTCGGTTTGGGAAATCACCTTGTTTTGTACGTGAATACAAAACTGACGGATGACATACAGCCGACATGGGAAACGTTATTGGAAAAAGCGAAGCAGGGAGAAAACGCCCTAGCAATGCAATATCCCAACATGTACTTTCTTATGTCATTCGTTCCTATGTTCTCTGATCACAGACCTGAACCACTTACAGATATCGATGTCTCTGCGTTAGCTGCGGCACTCAAATTCTATGGCGCGTTGCCTGAAAAAGGGGGGGTGCACGATGAAGTATTTCAAGAGCAAGCACGCGCGCAGTTCATTCAAATCGGAGGCACTCTACCTACCGATATCAACGAGTGAATGGAAACATGGGATAGCACCCAAGAAATAGATAAAAGCATGTTTGCTAAGTTGGTTTTGCAGAGTCAATGTGAAAACGCTGAGGAATGAGATTGAACTAAAGTGACGGCGAAGTAGTCAACAATAAGCATATTATTGAAATCTAATCTGTTATTTGCCTACAAAATGAGACTTGAGAAAACTAGAATATAAACACATTAATTTCGTGCCTTTTGGTCAAGCAGATGCAAGACCTATTGACTATCCACGAAATAATGAAAAGACCAACGAGGCATAGGAAAGAGGAAGGTGCAATGTTGGCCTTTAATCGCAGTGGATACTCAATGATGAAATTGGTGAAGCTTACTTAGCAGATGCAGCCGGGACGTTCTGTAAAGGCTTCGCAGTTTTGGTGGGAATAAACACCACAGCAAGTAAGCAGATAGAGAAATTCTGGCTGAGTAAACAATTCACTTGTCTCTATGTACATGATGGCTCGAGTATAGCGCTTAGAACCAACCTTAATCGCTCCTACAGGGTTTTCGCCTTCATAGGCTGCTACGCTGAAGCCCATTTTTAGCATGACATCTACCGAGCTTTTGAGTGTCACACTCGCATAGTAATGATGGATCTGAGCGTTTTGAGCTAAAAAAGTGAACTCAGTATGCCATTGCTTACGAAAAACATGCTCGTTTTTGGAGTGTTTACTGATGGCGTAATAAGAATACACCCCTTTGCCTTTTATCCCCTTGGTCAGCCTAAGGTCGATTGAATCGATAGATAAGCGTTTCTTTTTAACTCTCTCAATCTCATTCTCAAATGTTGATTCAGTAAAGAACATGCCAATGTTATGGCCTACTAGTTCCTTGTTAGAGAGGTATTTGTAAGTGATTGCTCTCCCGTCTCGCTGGTATTCAACTAGATCGATGGAAGTGAGATTATGTTTGACGTTAAGCCACTTCAACTGATTGTGGAAGTTGTTGAGACTATGGATGAAGTCTTGATCATTACTTTGGCTGAGCTCCTCCTCGTTAATATGGCTATGCTCAATAGGAAATGGCGTGTTGTAGTCAATTCCTGAAAGAATAGATATCGCATCCTGATATCGCTGCTTTAACGACAATTCAAATTGCTCCACGTCATCTTTTAACGATGAGTCCACCCCCAAACTGCACAAATAAGGCAGCAAGTTATTTTCAAATGCCCTAAGCACCCTTACTCTTCGACTAAGGCTTGGTTGAGTGATGCCTCTCTCCCAGCGACTGAAAGTGACACAATCTATGTTGGCTAAATCACCACCTAATAGGTTTAACCTTATCGATGCTTGCTCCTGAGTTAACCCTAATGTGGTTCTTATTGATTTTAGATAACTCCCGAACACTTTACTTTCCCCCTTTGGTTTAAAACATGTCCATAGCTAAATTTGTTATATTTGGTATAATTTATGTTAATGATATTTTCCTACCAAATATGTCAAATACTTGAAATAGTATTCCATTTACACATAGCTCTTAAAAATTGATATGGTGTATGGTAGGCTGGTAATTCATTAATATTTATGTCGTATTTGTTCGTAAATATTACGCAAATCGTATTATGTTTGTTGTTAAATTGAGAAGGCATTGTACTTATTGATAGAATAGAAGATGCCTAGTTAAGGACATATTTGTCCTAAATAACAATAAAAATGCCTTGAACTTACTCCCTTTATTAGATTTTAATCTCATAGGTTAATGAAATATATACGTCTACCCATACGGTAAATTATTTTTTGAACTTATCTTAAAAGTGATAAATGTTCGGCAGAGAGAGCATATTTTATATGGGTGTATTAGATATTTATTCCAGGATCTATTCGCTTAGAACTAATTAGATTATAAGAACTAATTTTTAATGGTAATTAATACGATTTCATAGTGCTTGTTATATTAGAAGGATGACTTATATCGGTTTTTAGCCATTGATCATATTAGCTAGATGTTGATGAAGAAGAGAAACAGTCGATGGTTGAGCTAATAAAACTGTGGTATCTACTTTCAGTAAGCATTTACGATATGCTGTTTTTATAATTTTAACTGACCCTATTTTATCGGGAGAATCGTAAGCGATTTTTTCTGCCCTAAGGCTTACCAAGTAATCAGTTTCTTTTCTTCATGCATTGTTAAGAAGTCTAGATCGATCATTCTAGGATAGTGGGAATCTGCATTCAGGAAAAAGTTTTTTAACCGAGTAAGGTGAGCATCAACCTCGTCTTCAAATAAGGTTTCTTCGGTAATCTCAATCTCTTCGCTGGGCTTCAACTCTTCATAGTCTGACATCATCAATAACGAACGCTGGGAGCGAAAGCGTGTATAAAGAATATCATCTAGAAATGTCTCATCTTCAGGGGAGGGGATGGACAGTAAGAAGGGCTTTAGATCCAGTGTTAATTCACGCAATACTTTGATGGCTTTAATCGTATTGGGTGTGGTGGTGTTTCTCTCCCAGCGACTAACTGACACTGAGTCAACGGATACGAATTCGGGGTTAGAAAGGTTGAGCTTTGTGGCTAGCTCCCTTTGGGGTGATCCTTGTTGCAGTCTCAATTGTTTTGGATAGTCTCCAAATATACATGTGCCTTATTGTTATTATTGAAAGGAGGCTGGCATTACTTTGGCCTCCTAAATTAGGTTAGTTGGTTATTGAGAATATCATTTCTTCAATAGTAGCAATAACTCAGGGCGAGTCATCCAAATTGCACTATCAAGCTTGAGGAGGCAGCGCATGTACTTTTCTGTCCCAATTTTGACGATGCCATACTCACTAGGCTCATCAAAAGCGACTTTCTCTGCCCCAATCCCAATCGTATAGTCGGCCGTGAGCTTATCAACGGCATATCCAGTTTGATGGTCAATCCAAAAGGTTGTCTCGTCAGAGCAAAAGTAGGTTAACGCGCAGATTGCCATCTTTTTCGTTTCAGCATGGGGCTTGGTTTTCCTTATCGGTACTTTGATATAAGGTGAGTTTTGATCGTTTGTCAGTTAAAGCATAGATTTGCTTTAATAGTGCTCATAGACAGTAATTTGCAGCTAGGAAAAGATGACAACCCATAACATATGTGCGCTCATAACCGAGTTCCCGTTAGTTAAACGGCTGATCGATTTAGAAGAGGTGGTTTGGTTCAACCCAAATATCACCACACTTGAAGAAGGTCTACCGTACGTTGGCTTAGGTGCTGCCAACATCAAAGACGCGAGTGAACGACTAAAACGCTTTGCTCCATACTTAATGAAAGCCTTCCCAGAAACGGCGGCTTCTGACGGAATTATTGAATCGAACGTTGTTGAAATCGACAAGATGAAGTCCTGCTTGGAAGCGCAATACGGCACTCAAATTCTTGGACGTTTGATGCTTAAAAAAGACAGTCATCTGCCTATCTCAGGTTCAATAAAGGCGCGTGGTGGCATCTATGAAGTGCTAACACACGCAGAGAAGTTGGCGATTGAAGCTGGGCTTCTAAATGCAAGTGATGACTACAGCAAATTGTTCAGTGAAGAGTTTCGTCAGTTCTTTCAGCAGTACAGCATTGCCGTTGGTTCGACAGGGAATCTCGGCATGTCTATCGGCATCATGAGTGCAAAACTCGGCTTCTCTGTATCGGTTCATATGTCAGCGGATGCTCGAGAGTGGAAGAAAAACAAGCTGCGTTCTCACGGCGTAAACGTGGTGGAGTACGAGCAAGACTACGGTGTTGCTGTAGAGCAGGGACGCAAAGAAGCAGAGAAAGATCCAACTTGCTTCTTTATTGATGATGAAAACTCTCAGACCTTGTTCCTAGGTTATTCCGTTGCAGGCGAACGCTTGAAGCAACAGTTTGATGATATGGGTATCATCGTTGACGCGGAGCACCCTCTGTTCGTTTACCTACCTTGTGGGGTGGGCGGTGGCCCTGGCGGTGTGGCGTTTGGCTTGAAGATGGCGTTTGGTGACAACGTTCATTGTATCTTCGCGGAGCCGACACACTCTCCGTGTATGCTGCTTGGTGTATACACAAGCTTGCATGATGGTATTGCAGTACAAGATCTTGCTATTGATAACATCACTGCAGCTGACGGTTTAGCTGTAGGTCGTGCGTCAGGTTTTGTTGGCCGAGCGATGGAGAGACTGCTTGATGGTTACTACACCATCACGGATGAGCGCATGTATCACCATTTAGGTGAGCTAAGCGAGCTAGAAGATATTCGTTTAGAACCATCAGCGTTAGCGGGCATGATTGGTGCGGTGCATGTTTCACAAGACCAAGCTTACCAAGCTCGAATGCAATTTAGTGAAGATAAGATGAAGAACGCCATTCACCTCGTTTGGGCGACGGGTGGCGGCATGGTACCGGAGGCTGAAATTTCGGCGTACCTTGCGAAATCTGGTCGATAATCGAGTTTGCTCTTGCTTTGGGAACTGCGAGAGTAAAAGAAAAGGGCTCATCAATGGATGAGCCCTTTGTGTATGTTAATTCCAGACTACAGAGATTGTAGTAGCTGGTGGTAACGACCTTTCTCAGTTAGTAGCGCTTGGTGGCTACCTTGTTCGATGATCTCGCCTTGCTCCATCAAACAGATGTTGTCCATGCTTTCTAGCTCAATCAAACGGTGGGTAATAAATACTACGGTCTTGTTCGCAAAGTGCTCTTTGAACAGTTCCATTACTGTTTGCTCGGTGCGTTTGTCCAGACCTTCGGTCGGTTCATCAAGAAGCAGGATTGGGGCATCACGCAATAGCGCTCGTGCAATGCCAATACGACGCTTTTCACCACCAGACAGTTGACGTCCACCATCACCTAACCAAGCATTTAATCCTGGCTCTTCTAAGAGATTCGCCAAGTCCACTTTGGTCAGGATATCAGCGAGCTGCTCGTCCGTGGCTTCAGGGGCTGCAAGCAATAGGTTGTCACGCAATGTGCCATTAAGAACATCAACACGTTGGCTTACTACTGTGATTGCAGCGCGCAGATCAGATTCACTCCAATCTTGCAGAGGCGCACCACCGATGCTCACTTGACCTTGGTTTACATCCCAGTAGCGACAAAGCAATTGAATAAGCG is drawn from Vibrio campbellii CAIM 519 = NBRC 15631 = ATCC 25920 and contains these coding sequences:
- a CDS encoding helix-turn-helix domain-containing protein, which encodes MFGSYLKSIRTTLGLTQEQASIRLNLLGGDLANIDCVTFSRWERGITQPSLSRRVRVLRAFENNLLPYLCSLGVDSSLKDDVEQFELSLKQRYQDAISILSGIDYNTPFPIEHSHINEEELSQSNDQDFIHSLNNFHNQLKWLNVKHNLTSIDLVEYQRDGRAITYKYLSNKELVGHNIGMFFTESTFENEIERVKKKRLSIDSIDLRLTKGIKGKGVYSYYAISKHSKNEHVFRKQWHTEFTFLAQNAQIHHYYASVTLKSSVDVMLKMGFSVAAYEGENPVGAIKVGSKRYTRAIMYIETSELFTQPEFLYLLTCCGVYSHQNCEAFTERPGCIC
- a CDS encoding D-serine ammonia-lyase translates to MTTHNICALITEFPLVKRLIDLEEVVWFNPNITTLEEGLPYVGLGAANIKDASERLKRFAPYLMKAFPETAASDGIIESNVVEIDKMKSCLEAQYGTQILGRLMLKKDSHLPISGSIKARGGIYEVLTHAEKLAIEAGLLNASDDYSKLFSEEFRQFFQQYSIAVGSTGNLGMSIGIMSAKLGFSVSVHMSADAREWKKNKLRSHGVNVVEYEQDYGVAVEQGRKEAEKDPTCFFIDDENSQTLFLGYSVAGERLKQQFDDMGIIVDAEHPLFVYLPCGVGGGPGGVAFGLKMAFGDNVHCIFAEPTHSPCMLLGVYTSLHDGIAVQDLAIDNITAADGLAVGRASGFVGRAMERLLDGYYTITDERMYHHLGELSELEDIRLEPSALAGMIGAVHVSQDQAYQARMQFSEDKMKNAIHLVWATGGGMVPEAEISAYLAKSGR